In a single window of the Streptomyces sp. NBC_00353 genome:
- a CDS encoding alkaline phosphatase D family protein, with the protein MTYSSHQQEMRDAARHVGRRRFLTVTGAAAALAFSVNLPTAGAASAAELDAGRISEDPFTLGVASGDPLPDSVLLWTRLAPRPYEPDSGLPNARVQVRWELARDENFTRIVRRGTATAHPEFDHSVHVEIKGLDADRVLYYRFRAGKWISQVGRTRTAPARHARNSALTLAAVSCQAYHDGYFTAYSHLAQEDVDVVFHLGDYLYEYAVTATGGARNYTDRTLPAHFNRETVTLEDYRLRYALYKSDPDLRAAHAAHPFVVTWDDHETENNYAGDIPENDVPPEEFLLRRAAAYRAYWENQPLRTPQRPTGPDMKLYRRLQFGRLAQFDILDTRQYRSDQAYGDGWQKPGPESEDPARTLTGATQERWLLDGWHASRATWNVVPQQVTFAQRRDVPTDAFKLSMDAWDGYPASRDRILKGAEAAGIDNLMVLTGDVHVGYGFDLKKDFDDPSSRTLGTEIVATSITSGKDGSDKPASWNNQMQANPHMKFFNGRRGYAVVTLGQEQARADFRTVSAVTTPGAPVATAGSFVTEVGNQGLTPA; encoded by the coding sequence ATGACGTACTCATCGCACCAGCAGGAGATGCGCGACGCCGCACGCCACGTCGGCCGCCGCCGCTTCCTCACCGTCACCGGTGCCGCCGCCGCGCTCGCCTTCTCGGTCAACCTGCCGACCGCGGGCGCCGCGAGCGCCGCCGAGCTGGACGCCGGAAGGATCAGCGAGGACCCGTTCACCCTCGGAGTCGCCTCCGGTGACCCACTGCCCGACTCGGTCCTGCTGTGGACGAGACTCGCACCCCGCCCGTACGAGCCGGACAGCGGACTGCCGAACGCCCGCGTCCAGGTGCGCTGGGAGCTCGCCCGCGACGAGAACTTCACCCGGATCGTCCGGCGCGGAACCGCCACCGCCCACCCGGAGTTCGACCACAGCGTCCACGTCGAGATCAAGGGCCTCGACGCCGACCGCGTCCTCTACTACCGCTTCCGCGCAGGGAAGTGGATCAGCCAGGTCGGCCGGACCCGCACCGCCCCCGCCCGGCACGCCCGCAACAGCGCGCTGACCCTCGCCGCCGTCTCCTGCCAGGCCTACCACGACGGCTACTTCACCGCGTACAGCCACCTTGCGCAGGAGGACGTCGACGTCGTCTTCCACCTCGGCGACTACCTCTACGAGTACGCCGTGACCGCGACCGGCGGAGCCCGTAACTACACGGACCGCACACTCCCCGCCCACTTCAACCGGGAGACGGTCACCCTGGAGGACTACCGGCTGCGGTACGCCCTCTACAAGTCCGACCCGGACCTGCGCGCCGCGCACGCCGCACACCCCTTCGTCGTCACCTGGGACGACCACGAGACCGAGAACAACTACGCGGGCGACATCCCGGAGAACGACGTCCCGCCGGAGGAGTTCCTGCTGCGCCGCGCCGCCGCGTACCGCGCGTACTGGGAGAACCAGCCACTGCGCACCCCGCAGCGGCCGACCGGCCCCGACATGAAGCTCTACCGGCGCCTGCAGTTCGGCCGGCTCGCCCAGTTCGACATCCTCGACACCCGTCAGTACCGCAGCGACCAGGCGTACGGGGACGGCTGGCAGAAGCCGGGACCGGAGTCCGAGGACCCGGCGCGCACCCTGACCGGCGCCACCCAGGAGCGCTGGCTGCTCGACGGCTGGCACGCCTCGCGGGCCACCTGGAACGTCGTACCGCAGCAGGTCACCTTCGCCCAGCGGCGCGACGTGCCGACCGACGCCTTCAAGCTGTCCATGGACGCGTGGGACGGCTACCCGGCCTCCCGGGACCGGATCCTGAAGGGCGCGGAGGCCGCCGGGATCGACAACCTGATGGTGCTGACCGGCGATGTGCACGTCGGCTACGGCTTCGACCTGAAGAAGGACTTCGACGACCCGTCGTCCCGCACGCTCGGCACGGAGATCGTCGCCACGTCCATCACCAGCGGCAAGGACGGCTCGGACAAGCCGGCCAGCTGGAACAACCAGATGCAGGCCAACCCGCACATGAAGTTCTTCAACGGACGGCGCGGGTACGCGGTCGTCACGCTGGGCCAGGAGCAGGCACGCGCCGACTTCCGCACGGTGTCGGCCGTCACCACGCCCGGTGCGCCCGTCGCGACAGCCGGATCGTTCGTCACGGAGGTGGGTAACCAGGGCCTCACGCCTGCGTGA
- a CDS encoding Gfo/Idh/MocA family protein, translating into MSRTVRWGVLATGGIAATFTADLQGVPGTEVVAVASRTDTSAKAFAERFGIPRAYGSWAELAADDEVDVVYVATPHSAHREATALCLKAGKHVLCEKAFTLNSREAEELVALARDRGLFLMEAMWTYCNPVVRRLTALIADGAIGDIRTVQADFGLAGPFGPDHRLRDRALGGGALLDLGVYPVSFAQLLLGEPDRIQADALLSPEGVDLNTGMLLGWESGATALLSCSLVADTPQTASITGTRGRIEFPRGFFHPERFVLHRPGHDPEEFTAGSSDEGLSGMQFEQAEVVRALRAGETESPLVPLDGSLAVMRTLDAVRDRIGVRYPADGLGRP; encoded by the coding sequence ATGAGCAGGACCGTGCGTTGGGGCGTGCTGGCTACGGGTGGCATCGCCGCGACCTTCACCGCTGACCTGCAGGGGGTGCCCGGCACGGAGGTGGTGGCCGTGGCCTCGCGCACGGACACGTCGGCCAAGGCCTTCGCCGAGCGGTTCGGGATACCCAGGGCGTACGGCAGCTGGGCCGAGCTCGCCGCGGACGACGAGGTCGACGTGGTGTACGTGGCCACACCGCACTCCGCGCACCGGGAGGCCACCGCGCTCTGCCTGAAGGCCGGAAAGCACGTGCTGTGCGAGAAGGCGTTCACGCTCAATTCCCGGGAGGCGGAAGAGCTCGTGGCGCTCGCCCGGGACCGTGGCCTCTTCCTGATGGAGGCGATGTGGACGTACTGCAACCCGGTCGTCAGGCGGCTGACCGCGCTGATCGCCGACGGTGCCATCGGCGACATCCGTACCGTGCAGGCCGACTTCGGGCTCGCGGGCCCGTTCGGTCCCGACCACCGGCTGCGGGACCGGGCGCTGGGTGGCGGTGCGCTGCTGGACCTGGGCGTGTACCCGGTGTCGTTCGCGCAGCTGCTGCTGGGTGAGCCGGACCGGATCCAGGCCGATGCGCTGCTCTCCCCGGAGGGCGTCGATCTGAACACCGGCATGCTGCTGGGCTGGGAGTCGGGCGCCACTGCGCTGCTCAGCTGCTCGCTGGTCGCGGACACCCCGCAGACCGCCTCGATCACGGGCACCCGGGGGCGGATCGAATTCCCGCGCGGTTTCTTCCACCCGGAGCGGTTCGTGCTGCACCGGCCGGGACACGACCCGGAGGAGTTCACCGCGGGGTCGTCGGACGAGGGGCTCAGCGGGATGCAGTTCGAGCAGGCCGAGGTGGTGCGGGCGCTGCGGGCGGGCGAGACGGAGTCGCCGCTGGTTCCGCTGGACGGTTCGCTGGCGGTGATGCGGACGCTCGATGCGGTACGGGACCGCATCGGCGTCCGCTACCCCGCGGACGGCCTCGGCCGACCGTGA
- a CDS encoding multidrug effflux MFS transporter gives MPESGVSRAQHTHIPTDRTGIRTASGSTVTAAARRTGLLVTLVLGGLTALPPLSMDMYLPALPAVTDALHAPAATVQLTLTACLGGMALGQVVVGPMSDRWGRRRPLLLGMVVYVLATALCVFAPTTELLIGFRLLQGLAGAAGIVIARAVVRDMYDGVEMARFFSTLMLISGVAPVIAPLIGGQVLRFTDWRGIFAVLTVVGVLLTLVVWKWLHETLPPEERHTGGVGDALRTMRGLLCDRTFTGYMVAGSLAFAALFAYVSASPFVVQEIYGASPQTFSLLFGINSIGLITVGQINGKVLVGRISLDKALGFGLAVIVLAATALLLMTSGVFGDVGLVPVAAGLFVLMSAMGLAMPNTNALALMRTKHAAGSASALLGTSSFLIGAVASPLVGIAGDATAVPMAVVQLVCAVGAMVCFLCLCRPWQRGGARV, from the coding sequence ATGCCGGAGAGCGGCGTGAGCCGAGCCCAGCACACCCACATACCGACCGACAGGACCGGCATCCGGACCGCGTCCGGTTCGACCGTCACCGCCGCGGCCCGGCGCACCGGCCTCCTCGTCACCCTCGTCCTCGGCGGTCTCACCGCACTTCCGCCGCTTTCCATGGACATGTACCTCCCGGCGCTCCCCGCGGTCACCGATGCCCTGCACGCCCCCGCCGCCACCGTCCAGCTCACCCTCACCGCCTGCCTCGGCGGCATGGCGCTCGGCCAGGTCGTCGTCGGACCGATGAGCGACCGCTGGGGTCGGCGCCGGCCGCTCCTGCTCGGCATGGTCGTCTACGTACTCGCCACCGCGCTCTGCGTCTTCGCGCCCACCACGGAACTCCTCATCGGCTTCCGCCTCCTGCAGGGACTGGCCGGTGCGGCCGGCATCGTCATCGCCCGGGCCGTGGTCCGTGACATGTACGACGGCGTGGAGATGGCCCGGTTCTTCTCCACCCTGATGCTGATCTCCGGCGTCGCACCGGTCATCGCGCCACTGATCGGCGGACAGGTGCTGCGGTTCACCGACTGGCGGGGCATCTTCGCCGTCCTCACGGTTGTCGGCGTGCTGCTCACCCTGGTCGTCTGGAAGTGGCTGCACGAGACGCTGCCGCCGGAGGAACGGCACACCGGCGGCGTCGGCGACGCGCTGCGCACCATGCGCGGACTCCTCTGCGACCGCACGTTCACCGGCTACATGGTCGCGGGCAGCCTCGCCTTCGCAGCCCTCTTCGCGTACGTGAGCGCCTCGCCGTTCGTCGTGCAGGAGATCTACGGTGCCTCGCCGCAGACCTTCAGCCTGCTCTTCGGCATCAACTCGATCGGCCTGATCACCGTCGGCCAGATCAACGGCAAGGTACTGGTGGGCCGGATCAGCCTGGACAAGGCGCTCGGCTTCGGGCTCGCGGTCATCGTGCTGGCCGCGACCGCGCTGCTGCTGATGACGTCCGGGGTCTTCGGCGACGTCGGTCTGGTGCCGGTCGCCGCCGGGCTCTTCGTGCTGATGTCAGCGATGGGGCTGGCGATGCCGAACACCAACGCCCTGGCCCTGATGCGGACCAAGCACGCCGCGGGTTCCGCCTCGGCGCTGCTCGGTACGTCGTCGTTCCTGATCGGGGCCGTCGCCTCACCGCTCGTCGGTATCGCGGGGGACGCGACGGCCGTACCCATGGCGGTTGTCCAGCTGGTGTGCGCGGTCGGCGCCATGGTGTGCTTCCTGTGCCTGTGCCGGCCCTGGCAGCGCGGTGGCGCAAGGGTTTGA
- a CDS encoding small ribosomal subunit Rsm22 family protein: MNVTLSTAEALRAALAGLLDGLPPKQATQAVDRLIANYRGTTPTDAPVLRDRSDVAAYAAYRMPATFEAVRSALAALREAAPEWAPATHTDIGGGTGAASWAVAGAWEGHRTTVLDWAEPALVLGRELADASGVEALRTADWRRARIGEGLELDPTDLVTVSYVLGELTAAARTALVDTAAAAAQAVVIVEPGTPDGYARIIEARDRLIAAGLTVAAPCPHSEACPIEPGTDWCHFSARVSRSSLHRRVKGGSLPYEDEKFSYVVATRFATEPVLARVTRKPQIRKGQVLLDLCTRDEALKRSTVTKRHGELYRAARDIAWGDAWPPPGDDA; encoded by the coding sequence GTGAACGTCACCCTCTCCACCGCGGAAGCCCTGCGTGCGGCGCTGGCCGGACTCCTCGACGGGCTGCCGCCCAAGCAGGCCACGCAGGCTGTCGACCGGCTCATCGCCAATTACCGGGGGACCACCCCGACCGATGCCCCGGTGCTCCGCGACCGCTCCGATGTCGCCGCGTACGCCGCGTACCGGATGCCCGCGACCTTCGAAGCGGTACGGTCCGCCCTCGCCGCCCTGCGCGAGGCCGCCCCGGAGTGGGCACCCGCCACCCACACCGACATCGGCGGCGGCACCGGAGCGGCGAGCTGGGCCGTGGCCGGGGCCTGGGAGGGGCACCGGACGACCGTCCTCGACTGGGCCGAGCCCGCCCTCGTCCTCGGCCGGGAGCTGGCCGATGCCTCCGGTGTCGAGGCCCTGCGCACCGCCGACTGGCGGCGGGCCCGGATCGGTGAGGGTCTGGAGCTGGACCCCACGGACCTGGTGACCGTCAGCTACGTACTGGGGGAGCTGACGGCGGCCGCCCGCACCGCCCTCGTCGACACGGCCGCGGCCGCCGCGCAGGCCGTCGTGATCGTCGAGCCCGGTACCCCCGATGGGTACGCCCGCATCATCGAGGCCCGCGACAGGCTGATCGCCGCCGGGCTGACGGTCGCCGCGCCGTGCCCGCACAGCGAGGCGTGCCCCATCGAGCCGGGCACCGACTGGTGCCACTTCTCGGCCCGGGTCAGCCGCTCCTCGCTGCACCGGCGGGTGAAGGGCGGATCGTTGCCGTACGAGGACGAGAAGTTCAGCTATGTCGTGGCGACCCGCTTCGCCACCGAGCCGGTACTCGCCCGGGTGACCCGCAAGCCGCAGATCCGCAAGGGGCAGGTGCTGCTGGACCTCTGTACCCGCGACGAGGCACTGAAGCGCTCCACGGTCACCAAGCGGCACGGCGAGCTGTACCGGGCCGCCCGGGACATCGCGTGGGGCGACGCATGGCCGCCCCCCGGTGACGACGCGTAG
- the ddaH gene encoding dimethylargininase: MPREATPSSLREATPRRYLMCAPTHFEVTYSINPWMDPSKPVDLRLAQAQWEDLRDRYRALGHTVELLTPRPDLPDMVFAANGATVVDGRVLGARFAYQERYPEAEAHRDWFRDHGFTEIHEPAHVNEGEGDFAVTSSYLLAGRGFRSSPLSHDEAQEFFGRPVIGLDLVDPRYYHLDTALCVLDEAGDEIMYYPGAFSPGSRSVLRRLFPDALTAEEADAAALGLNAVSDGLHVLVPQGAAGLFDPLRARGFEPVPMDLSELLKGGGSVKCCTQELRA, from the coding sequence TTGCCTCGTGAAGCCACACCCTCATCGCTTCGTGAAGCGACCCCGCGCCGCTACCTGATGTGCGCCCCGACCCATTTCGAGGTCACGTACTCCATCAACCCGTGGATGGACCCGAGCAAGCCGGTCGATCTACGGCTGGCCCAGGCCCAGTGGGAGGACCTGCGCGACCGCTACCGGGCGCTCGGCCACACCGTCGAGCTGCTCACCCCGCGTCCCGACCTGCCCGACATGGTCTTCGCCGCCAATGGCGCCACCGTCGTGGACGGCCGGGTGCTGGGCGCCCGGTTCGCGTACCAGGAGCGGTACCCCGAGGCCGAGGCGCACCGGGACTGGTTCCGGGACCACGGCTTCACCGAGATCCATGAGCCGGCCCACGTCAACGAGGGCGAGGGCGATTTCGCGGTCACCTCGTCGTACCTCCTGGCCGGGCGCGGCTTCCGGTCCAGTCCGCTCTCCCACGACGAGGCACAGGAGTTCTTCGGACGGCCGGTGATCGGGCTCGACCTGGTGGACCCGCGCTACTACCACCTGGACACGGCGCTGTGTGTGCTCGACGAGGCGGGCGACGAGATCATGTACTACCCGGGCGCCTTCTCGCCGGGCAGCCGCTCCGTGCTGCGGCGGCTCTTCCCCGACGCGTTGACGGCCGAGGAGGCGGACGCCGCGGCGCTCGGGCTGAACGCGGTCAGCGACGGCCTCCATGTGCTGGTGCCCCAGGGCGCCGCGGGCCTCTTCGACCCGCTGCGGGCACGCGGCTTCGAACCGGTCCCGATGGACCTGAGCGAGCTGCTCAAGGGCGGCGGCAGCGTGAAGTGCTGCACCCAGGAGCTGCGCGCCTAG
- a CDS encoding bifunctional DNA primase/polymerase, protein MGADFGRSRGTESKFSQWFRRRPKPQDSDVDDTAREALLLAVAEAGMPIAPAAHPVGYRCSCERIGCPTPARHPISFAWQTQSTTDSAQIERWARSQPQANFITATGMIHDVLDVPLTAGKQALERLLAADIDVGPVAVSGDDRMLFFTATRGTPEDEDEWWPCELDCHPETMDEHPGMRWHCRGSYVLLPPAMLPGELDVHWVRGPENPLPDPLTLLETLTDACAQYADTADQSDLDHDSVAWPLSR, encoded by the coding sequence ATGGGCGCCGATTTCGGCCGTTCTCGCGGCACAGAGAGCAAGTTTTCCCAATGGTTTCGCCGACGACCCAAACCGCAGGACAGCGACGTCGACGACACCGCCCGGGAGGCGCTGCTCCTGGCTGTCGCCGAAGCCGGAATGCCCATCGCGCCCGCCGCCCACCCGGTCGGCTACCGATGTTCGTGCGAACGCATCGGCTGTCCCACCCCCGCCCGGCACCCCATCTCGTTCGCCTGGCAGACGCAGTCCACCACCGACAGTGCCCAGATCGAGCGCTGGGCCCGCAGTCAGCCGCAGGCCAACTTCATCACCGCGACCGGCATGATCCATGACGTCCTCGACGTGCCGTTGACCGCGGGCAAGCAGGCTCTGGAGCGGCTCCTCGCCGCGGACATCGACGTCGGCCCGGTGGCCGTCTCCGGCGACGACCGGATGCTCTTCTTCACCGCCACCCGCGGCACTCCCGAGGACGAGGACGAGTGGTGGCCCTGCGAGCTGGACTGCCATCCCGAGACCATGGACGAGCATCCGGGGATGCGCTGGCACTGCCGCGGAAGCTACGTACTCCTGCCGCCCGCCATGCTCCCCGGTGAGCTGGACGTGCACTGGGTCCGTGGTCCGGAGAACCCGCTGCCGGACCCGCTGACGCTGCTGGAGACGCTCACCGACGCCTGCGCGCAGTACGCCGACACGGCGGACCAGAGCGATCTCGACCACGACTCGGTGGCCTGGCCGCTCAGCCGCTGA
- the efeU gene encoding iron uptake transporter permease EfeU has protein sequence MFSNFLIGLREGLEASLVVCILIAYLVKTGNRSKLLPIWVGVGSAVVVSLAFGAGLEFGSQEMTFKAQEALGGSLSIVSVGLVTWMVFWMRRTARHLKAELHGKLDAALAMGTGALVATALLAVGREGLETSLFVWRAVHAADDGWHPMIGALLGIATAVVLGWLFYRGALRINLAKFFTWTGGMLVVVAAGVLAYGVHDLQEAEFLGGLQNRAFDISATIPPDSWYGTLLKGTFNFQPDPTVLQVTVWALYLIPTLALFLAPVGFGRSVGATDQKAQKATDEKSEADSAGDGTRDSDGAEHDGERVRDGARRAGSRTGGDEV, from the coding sequence GTGTTCAGCAACTTCCTGATCGGCCTGCGCGAGGGCCTTGAGGCCAGCCTGGTCGTCTGCATCCTCATCGCCTATCTGGTGAAGACCGGCAACCGGAGCAAGCTGCTGCCGATCTGGGTCGGGGTCGGCAGCGCGGTCGTCGTCAGCCTGGCGTTCGGCGCGGGTCTCGAATTCGGCTCGCAGGAGATGACGTTCAAGGCGCAGGAGGCGCTCGGCGGTTCGCTGTCGATCGTCTCGGTCGGCCTGGTCACGTGGATGGTGTTCTGGATGCGGCGCACCGCGCGGCATCTGAAGGCGGAGCTGCACGGCAAGCTCGACGCGGCGCTCGCGATGGGCACCGGCGCGCTGGTCGCCACGGCGCTCCTCGCCGTCGGCCGGGAGGGGCTCGAGACCTCGCTGTTCGTCTGGCGTGCGGTGCATGCCGCGGACGACGGCTGGCATCCGATGATCGGTGCGCTGCTCGGGATCGCCACCGCCGTGGTGCTGGGCTGGCTGTTCTACCGCGGTGCACTGCGGATCAACCTGGCGAAGTTCTTCACCTGGACCGGCGGCATGCTGGTCGTCGTCGCGGCGGGCGTGCTCGCGTACGGCGTCCACGATCTGCAGGAGGCCGAGTTCCTCGGCGGTCTGCAGAACCGGGCGTTCGACATCAGCGCCACGATCCCGCCGGACAGCTGGTACGGCACGCTGCTGAAGGGCACGTTCAACTTCCAGCCCGATCCGACCGTTCTTCAGGTCACGGTGTGGGCGCTGTATCTGATCCCCACTCTTGCGCTGTTCCTCGCCCCGGTAGGGTTCGGACGGTCAGTGGGGGCGACGGATCAGAAGGCGCAGAAAGCAACGGATGAGAAGTCTGAGGCCGATTCGGCTGGCGACGGGACTCGTGACAGCGACGGTGCTGAGCATGACGGCGAGCGGGTGCGTGACGGTGCACGGCGAGCTGGAAGTCGTACCGGCGGCGACGAAGTCTGA
- the efeB gene encoding iron uptake transporter deferrochelatase/peroxidase subunit, with protein MSEESQNTAGTDVAEADATGTGTGGRAPSRRALLGWGGAGLALGAVAAGGAVAAVRTENDAVPAADSGAAVPFHGVHQAGIATAVQDRLHFAAFDVTTKDRTELIALLKEWTRAAERMTAGHAVGDGAYGGLAEAPPDDTGEALGLKPSRLTLTIGFGPSLFAKGRFGLEDRRPEALVDLPKFPGDNLDAARSGGDLCVQACADDPQVAVHAIRNLARIGMGRTAIRWSQLGFGKTSSTTPDAQTPRNMMGFKDGTRNISGTDTAGLDKHVWVGEKDQAGWMTGGSYLVARRIRMHIETWDRTGLQEQEDIFGRDKGEGAPVGKAKERDEPFLKAMLPTAHVRLAHPDSNDGAKILRRGYSFTDGTDGLGRLDAGLFFLAYQRDVRKAFIPLQRRLAAHDALNEYIQHVGSAHFAVPPGVRSKDDWWGRALFS; from the coding sequence ATGTCCGAGGAAAGTCAGAACACCGCCGGGACGGACGTCGCCGAGGCGGACGCCACCGGCACCGGCACCGGCGGCCGCGCGCCGTCGCGCCGTGCACTGCTCGGCTGGGGCGGTGCCGGGCTGGCGCTCGGCGCGGTCGCGGCCGGTGGCGCGGTCGCCGCGGTGCGTACGGAGAACGACGCCGTGCCGGCCGCGGACAGCGGCGCCGCGGTGCCGTTCCACGGTGTGCACCAGGCCGGTATCGCCACCGCGGTCCAGGACAGGCTGCACTTCGCCGCCTTCGACGTGACGACGAAGGACCGGACCGAGCTGATCGCGCTGCTCAAGGAGTGGACGCGGGCGGCCGAGCGGATGACGGCCGGTCATGCGGTCGGCGACGGGGCGTACGGCGGTCTCGCCGAGGCACCGCCGGACGACACCGGCGAGGCGCTGGGGCTCAAGCCGTCACGGCTCACTCTGACCATCGGCTTCGGTCCCTCCCTGTTCGCCAAGGGGAGGTTCGGCCTTGAGGACCGGCGCCCGGAGGCGCTCGTCGATCTGCCGAAGTTCCCCGGCGACAATCTCGACGCGGCCCGCAGCGGCGGCGACCTGTGCGTCCAGGCGTGCGCGGACGACCCGCAGGTCGCGGTCCACGCCATCCGCAACCTCGCCAGGATCGGCATGGGCCGCACCGCGATCCGCTGGTCGCAGCTGGGCTTCGGCAAGACGTCGTCGACGACGCCCGACGCCCAGACCCCGCGCAACATGATGGGCTTCAAGGACGGCACCCGGAACATCTCCGGCACCGACACCGCGGGCCTCGACAAGCATGTGTGGGTCGGCGAGAAGGACCAGGCCGGCTGGATGACCGGGGGTTCGTACCTGGTGGCCCGGCGCATCCGCATGCACATCGAGACCTGGGACCGGACCGGACTCCAGGAGCAGGAGGACATCTTCGGCCGGGACAAGGGCGAGGGCGCCCCGGTCGGCAAGGCGAAGGAGCGCGACGAGCCGTTCCTGAAGGCGATGCTGCCGACCGCCCATGTGCGGCTCGCCCACCCGGACAGCAACGACGGTGCGAAGATCCTGCGCCGCGGCTACTCCTTCACGGACGGCACGGACGGCCTGGGCCGGCTGGACGCCGGGCTGTTCTTCCTCGCCTACCAGCGCGATGTCCGGAAGGCGTTCATTCCGCTGCAGCGCCGCCTCGCGGCACACGACGCACTCAACGAGTACATCCAGCACGTGGGTTCGGCGCACTTCGCCGTCCCGCCGGGCGTCCGCTCCAAGGACGACTGGTGGGGCCGGGCGCTGTTCTCGTAA
- the efeO gene encoding iron uptake system protein EfeO, with amino-acid sequence MRAVRLSVVTAVATAAALTAVTGCAEKSDGKGDGGVKVTAKDDSCAVSKKKLPAGHIALAVENKGSKVTEVYVLFPDDRIVAERENIGPGTKATITAEVKAGSYDVVCKPGMKGAGFRQKIEVTGGTAVKRSPEMDEAVAGYRTYVQAQADETLPKVKVFTDAVAAGDIEAAKKAYADSRIGWERTEPVAESFGDIDPKVDVREDGLEDGQKWTGWHRLEKALWQDKKLGAEEKALAPVLYKDLVDWQKRVGKAEITPTSMANGAKELLDEVATGKVTGEEERYSHTDLIDFKANVEGAQKSYELLKPVASKNDAALTATLDKQFAALNTLLDKYREDKNSYEFTSYDKVGKADRKELSDAVNSLAEPLSRLAAAVTK; translated from the coding sequence ATGCGAGCCGTTCGTCTCTCCGTCGTCACCGCTGTCGCCACCGCGGCAGCTCTGACCGCCGTCACGGGCTGCGCCGAGAAGAGCGACGGCAAGGGTGACGGCGGGGTGAAGGTCACCGCGAAGGACGACTCCTGCGCGGTGTCGAAGAAGAAGCTCCCGGCCGGTCACATCGCACTCGCCGTGGAGAACAAGGGATCCAAGGTCACCGAGGTCTACGTCCTCTTCCCGGACGACCGCATCGTCGCCGAGCGCGAGAACATCGGCCCCGGCACCAAGGCCACCATCACCGCCGAGGTCAAGGCCGGTTCGTACGACGTCGTCTGCAAGCCCGGCATGAAGGGCGCCGGCTTCCGGCAGAAGATCGAGGTCACCGGCGGCACCGCGGTCAAGCGCAGCCCCGAGATGGACGAGGCCGTCGCCGGCTACCGCACCTATGTGCAGGCCCAGGCCGACGAGACGCTGCCGAAGGTCAAGGTCTTCACGGACGCCGTCGCCGCCGGTGACATCGAGGCCGCGAAGAAGGCGTACGCCGACTCCCGCATCGGCTGGGAACGCACCGAGCCGGTCGCCGAGTCCTTCGGTGACATCGACCCCAAGGTCGACGTCCGCGAGGACGGCCTGGAGGACGGCCAGAAGTGGACCGGCTGGCACCGCCTGGAGAAGGCGCTGTGGCAGGACAAGAAGCTCGGCGCCGAGGAGAAGGCCCTCGCCCCCGTCCTCTACAAGGACCTCGTCGACTGGCAGAAGCGGGTCGGCAAGGCGGAGATCACGCCGACCTCGATGGCCAACGGCGCCAAGGAGCTCCTCGACGAGGTCGCCACCGGCAAGGTCACCGGTGAGGAGGAGCGCTACAGCCACACCGACCTGATCGACTTCAAGGCCAATGTCGAGGGCGCGCAGAAGTCGTACGAGCTCCTGAAGCCGGTCGCCTCGAAGAACGACGCGGCGCTGACCGCCACCCTGGACAAGCAGTTCGCGGCGCTGAACACGCTGCTGGACAAGTACCGCGAGGACAAGAACTCCTACGAGTTCACCTCGTACGACAAGGTCGGCAAGGCGGACCGCAAGGAGCTGTCGGACGCCGTCAACTCGCTGGCCGAGCCGCTGTCGCGGCTCGCCGCCGCAGTGACGAAGTAG
- a CDS encoding PhzF family phenazine biosynthesis protein, with amino-acid sequence MSDYDVPAGIDVLHVFCGPDGRHGNALGVVRDGRTYPDEASRQALAGQLGFSETVFVDDPERGYVDIYTPGLRLPFAGHPLVGSAWLLDLEILELPVGEIYARQDGEFSWIAARPEWVPPRTLEQYASVAEVEALTGPPPGEGWLYVWAWEDEAAGRVRARAFPRRDDGIVEDEATGAAALLLSAQLGRALNIRQGRGSQILTAPAPDGTVEIGGRVLLAQSSLSPAL; translated from the coding sequence GTGAGTGACTACGACGTACCCGCAGGCATCGACGTACTGCACGTGTTCTGCGGTCCGGACGGACGGCACGGCAACGCCCTCGGGGTGGTACGCGACGGGCGTACGTACCCCGATGAGGCGTCCCGGCAGGCGCTCGCCGGGCAGCTCGGTTTCAGCGAGACCGTGTTCGTCGACGATCCCGAGCGCGGATACGTCGACATCTACACGCCGGGACTCCGGCTGCCGTTCGCCGGGCATCCGCTCGTGGGCTCCGCCTGGCTGCTGGACCTGGAGATCCTGGAGCTGCCGGTCGGCGAGATCTACGCCCGCCAGGACGGCGAGTTCAGCTGGATCGCGGCCCGCCCCGAGTGGGTGCCGCCGCGCACGCTGGAGCAGTACGCATCCGTCGCCGAGGTCGAGGCGCTGACCGGACCGCCCCCGGGGGAGGGCTGGCTGTACGTGTGGGCATGGGAGGACGAGGCGGCGGGACGGGTCAGGGCGCGGGCCTTCCCGCGGCGGGACGACGGAATCGTCGAGGACGAGGCGACAGGTGCGGCGGCGCTGCTGCTCAGCGCGCAACTGGGCCGCGCCCTCAACATCAGACAAGGGCGCGGCTCCCAGATCCTCACCGCACCCGCACCGGACGGCACGGTGGAAATCGGGGGCCGCGTCCTGCTGGCGCAATCAAGCTTGTCACCGGCGCTGTGA